The Carnobacterium divergens genome includes a window with the following:
- the nusA gene encoding transcription termination factor NusA: MSKEMLNALDALETEKGIAKEIVIDALEAALVSAYKRNYGQAQNVEVEFDMKKGNIHVYAVKEVVDVVFDSRLEVSIQDAMEVNAAYEVGDHIRFEVTPKDFGRIAAQTAKQVIMQRVREAERSIIYNEFVAYENDIMQGIVERQDNRYIYVNLGKIEAVLSKQEQIPNEVYKPHDRIKVYVTKVENTSKGPQIFVSRSHPDLLKRLFEQEVPEIYDGTVEIVSIAREAGDRAKVAVMSREENIDPVGTCVGPKGQRVQAIVNELKGENMDIVEYNEDPAVYIANALNPAQVVSVTFNEAAGSCVVVVPDYQLSLAIGKRGQNARLAAKLTGFKIDIKSESDMKALELAKEEAELEEAADYAEAVEAVDQDMEAVDVEEVIENIEDLDGIEEVSELDSEVEENILNPEDAESMIELGEERAGHEE, encoded by the coding sequence ATGAGCAAAGAAATGTTAAATGCTCTTGATGCTTTAGAGACCGAAAAAGGAATTGCTAAAGAAATTGTCATTGACGCACTAGAAGCTGCTTTAGTTTCTGCATATAAACGTAATTATGGTCAAGCCCAAAACGTGGAAGTTGAATTTGATATGAAAAAAGGAAACATTCACGTATACGCTGTAAAAGAAGTCGTTGATGTCGTTTTTGACTCACGCTTAGAAGTGAGTATTCAAGACGCAATGGAAGTAAATGCAGCTTATGAAGTTGGCGATCATATTCGTTTTGAAGTAACCCCTAAAGACTTCGGTCGTATTGCAGCTCAAACTGCGAAGCAAGTAATTATGCAACGCGTTCGAGAAGCGGAAAGAAGCATTATCTATAATGAATTTGTAGCTTATGAAAATGACATTATGCAAGGAATCGTAGAACGTCAAGATAACCGTTACATTTACGTGAATCTTGGCAAAATCGAAGCGGTTCTTTCAAAACAAGAGCAAATCCCGAATGAAGTATACAAACCACACGATCGTATTAAAGTTTATGTGACGAAGGTAGAAAACACTTCAAAAGGACCTCAAATTTTTGTAAGTCGTAGCCACCCTGATTTATTAAAACGCTTATTTGAACAAGAAGTACCTGAAATTTACGATGGAACCGTTGAGATTGTATCTATTGCAAGAGAAGCAGGCGACCGTGCAAAAGTTGCCGTGATGTCTCGTGAAGAAAATATTGATCCAGTAGGTACCTGTGTAGGACCTAAAGGACAACGTGTCCAAGCTATCGTAAATGAATTAAAAGGCGAAAATATGGATATCGTTGAGTACAATGAAGATCCAGCAGTTTATATCGCAAATGCGTTAAACCCAGCACAAGTCGTTAGTGTAACTTTCAATGAAGCAGCAGGTAGTTGCGTTGTTGTAGTTCCTGACTATCAATTGTCATTAGCTATTGGTAAACGTGGGCAAAATGCTCGTTTAGCCGCTAAATTAACTGGCTTTAAAATTGATATCAAATCAGAATCTGATATGAAAGCCTTAGAACTTGCAAAAGAAGAAGCTGAATTAGAAGAAGCCGCAGATTATGCAGAAGCAGTTGAAGCAGTTGACCAAGATATGGAAGCTGTGGATGTTGAAGAAGTGATTGAAAATATCGAAGATTTAGATGGAATCGAAGAAGTCTCTGAATTAGATTCAGAAGTGGAAGAAAATATTTTAAATCCTGAAGATGCTGAAAGCATGATTGAATTAGGTGAAGAGCGAGCTGGACACGAAGAATAA
- the rnpM gene encoding RNase P modulator RnpM, with product MQKRKIPMRKCVVTNEMKPKKEMIRIVRNKEGLVSIDPTGKLPGRGAYVSIEPTVVQKAWDKRVLDRQINATITEEFYQELLDYVTHQKARMSL from the coding sequence ATGCAAAAGCGAAAAATTCCAATGCGCAAATGTGTTGTAACAAACGAAATGAAACCTAAGAAAGAAATGATTCGGATTGTTAGAAACAAAGAAGGACTAGTTTCCATTGATCCAACTGGAAAACTACCTGGCCGTGGTGCTTATGTTTCTATTGAACCAACAGTTGTTCAAAAGGCTTGGGATAAGCGAGTGCTAGATCGACAAATAAATGCAACGATTACGGAGGAGTTCTATCAAGAACTACTTGATTATGTTACTCACCAGAAAGCACGGATGAGCCTATGA
- the rimP gene encoding ribosome maturation factor RimP, translated as MSNVVDTVKNIVQPIVDEFQFELVDVEFVKEGKNWFLRTYIDKPGGIDIEECALISEKISERMDQIDPDPIPQAYFLEVSSPGAERPLKKEADYQNAIGSYINISLYEPVEGQKVYEGTLKELTEETLTLTIRIKTREKEIEFNRKKIAKARLAIKF; from the coding sequence TTGAGTAATGTGGTTGATACGGTTAAAAATATTGTTCAACCAATCGTTGACGAATTTCAGTTTGAATTAGTTGACGTAGAGTTTGTAAAAGAAGGTAAAAATTGGTTTTTAAGAACCTATATCGATAAGCCAGGTGGCATTGATATCGAAGAATGTGCATTAATCAGCGAAAAAATTAGCGAACGCATGGATCAAATCGATCCAGATCCGATCCCACAAGCGTACTTCTTAGAAGTATCAAGTCCAGGAGCGGAACGTCCACTTAAAAAAGAAGCAGATTATCAAAATGCAATTGGCTCTTATATCAATATTTCATTATACGAACCAGTTGAAGGTCAAAAAGTATACGAAGGCACGTTAAAAGAATTAACAGAAGAAACCTTAACCTTAACGATTCGTATCAAAACAAGAGAAAAAGAGATAGAATTTAATCGTAAAAAAATTGCAAAGGCTCGATTAGCAATTAAGTTCTAA
- a CDS encoding YlxQ-related RNA-binding protein, whose product MITNDQKILNLLGMAQRAGKLVTGEDLSLKEIRNEQAKLVIVATDASENTIKKISDKCQYYEIPVAVRFTKAEISHAIGKERTISTIMDNGFAKKFRELLSI is encoded by the coding sequence ATGATAACAAACGATCAAAAAATCTTAAATCTTTTAGGAATGGCTCAACGAGCTGGAAAACTTGTTACCGGAGAAGATTTAAGTTTGAAAGAGATTCGAAACGAACAAGCGAAATTAGTAATTGTGGCAACTGACGCCAGTGAAAATACAATCAAAAAAATATCAGACAAATGTCAATACTATGAAATTCCAGTTGCAGTGCGTTTCACGAAAGCTGAAATTAGCCATGCAATTGGTAAAGAACGGACAATTTCAACCATTATGGATAATGGTTTTGCCAAAAAATTTCGTGAATTACTATCAATTTAA